In Paracoccus aminophilus JCM 7686, a single window of DNA contains:
- a CDS encoding NAD(P)/FAD-dependent oxidoreductase produces MTSEKIITVAGAGIFGLSCAWEILRRGGAVRVIEAQHIGAGSSGGTVGALAPHAPETWNPKKQIQLDALIGAADWWREIEDHAGLPSGYGRTGRLQPIAASALSRIEARIAGARQYWPDWARMEIRREAEGPLAPLSADGLWLYDNLTARLHPRLALAALAGAIRAKGGEIIEGTPADPETPAIWATGTAGLAPFGGNGVKGQSALLAFAAPDAPQVFADALHLVPHVDGTVGIGSTSEREVMDLATDDQLDALIIKARAICPGLEGAAVVDRWAGIRPRAKSRAPLIGAWPGRPGHIVANGGFKIGFGMAPAVAGMVADLALEGRDTVPEDFRTPLA; encoded by the coding sequence ATGACAAGCGAAAAGATCATCACGGTGGCGGGCGCGGGGATCTTCGGCCTGTCCTGCGCCTGGGAGATCCTGCGGCGCGGCGGCGCGGTCCGGGTGATCGAGGCCCAGCACATCGGCGCCGGTTCAAGCGGCGGCACGGTCGGCGCCTTGGCTCCCCATGCGCCCGAGACCTGGAACCCGAAAAAGCAGATCCAGCTTGATGCCCTGATCGGGGCCGCCGATTGGTGGCGCGAGATCGAGGACCATGCGGGCCTGCCCTCGGGCTATGGCCGCACCGGGCGGCTCCAGCCGATTGCGGCAAGCGCCCTGTCCCGGATCGAGGCGCGCATTGCCGGCGCGCGCCAATATTGGCCCGATTGGGCGCGGATGGAGATCCGCCGCGAGGCCGAGGGTCCGCTTGCGCCCCTCAGCGCCGACGGGCTTTGGCTTTACGACAATCTGACCGCGCGGCTTCACCCCCGGCTGGCGCTCGCGGCTTTGGCTGGGGCGATCCGTGCTAAGGGCGGCGAGATCATCGAAGGCACGCCTGCGGATCCCGAGACGCCCGCGATCTGGGCCACTGGCACCGCCGGGCTCGCGCCCTTTGGCGGCAATGGCGTCAAGGGCCAGTCCGCGCTTTTGGCCTTTGCCGCGCCCGATGCGCCGCAGGTCTTTGCCGATGCCCTGCATCTGGTGCCCCATGTCGATGGCACGGTCGGGATCGGCTCGACCTCGGAGCGCGAGGTCATGGATCTGGCGACCGACGATCAGCTCGATGCGCTGATCATCAAGGCGCGCGCGATCTGCCCCGGCCTTGAGGGCGCGGCGGTCGTCGATCGGTGGGCAGGCATCCGGCCGCGCGCGAAAAGCCGCGCGCCGCTGATCGGAGCCTGGCCCGGACGGCCCGGCCATATCGTCGCGAATGGCGGCTTCAAGATCGGCTTCGGCATGGCGCCCGCAGTGGCGGGCATGGTCGCGGATCTGGCGCTGGAGGGGCGCGATACGGTGCCCGAGGACTTTCGGACGCCTCTGGCGTGA
- a CDS encoding NnrU family protein, producing MLNEITFAWAELLLALAAFLGAHIIPIRFKDQLTDLLGRRFYLLFYSALSLFLLYWLILAAGRAPIVMLWPQASWMRWLVNLVMPLAFLLGATGGFAGVLTGFALWAGAHLIANGDLAHVGLFGFLLAYALVGFWRARPVLRLKLTPLRIGIGLLLWAAMLRAHAALIGVSPLP from the coding sequence ATGCTGAACGAGATCACATTCGCCTGGGCCGAACTCCTCCTTGCGCTGGCGGCCTTCCTGGGCGCCCATATTATCCCGATCCGTTTCAAGGATCAGTTAACGGACCTGCTCGGGCGGCGGTTTTATCTGCTGTTCTATTCGGCGCTGTCGCTTTTCTTGCTCTATTGGCTGATCTTGGCCGCCGGACGCGCGCCGATCGTGATGCTGTGGCCGCAGGCGAGCTGGATGCGCTGGCTCGTCAATCTGGTCATGCCTCTGGCCTTCCTCCTTGGTGCGACCGGAGGCTTTGCGGGCGTGCTCACCGGATTTGCGCTCTGGGCGGGCGCGCATCTGATCGCGAATGGCGATCTGGCGCATGTGGGGCTCTTCGGCTTTCTGCTCGCCTATGCGCTGGTCGGGTTTTGGCGCGCGCGGCCTGTCTTGCGGCTCAAGCTGACGCCGCTCAGGATCGGGATCGGGCTTTTGCTCTGGGCGGCGATGCTGCGCGCCCATGCGGCGCTGATCGGGGTCTCGCCGCTGCCCTGA
- a CDS encoding DUF4202 domain-containing protein yields the protein MPNPQPATSPRLDKVFAAIDAANAQDPNRKEGEADALLYGQRMSAEQALLYPEASEVLRIACRGQHIERWLLARQEFPMDRAGYLAWRTEQGRRHAARVAGLMAEAGYGAEEIAQAEKMLTKQGIKRDDGVQALEDVACFTFIRWYLGPFAGTREPEEMVRIVEKTARKMSAMARARALEEFPIPAPFDASFRA from the coding sequence ATGCCCAATCCGCAACCCGCAACCAGCCCGCGTCTCGACAAGGTCTTCGCCGCCATTGACGCGGCCAATGCTCAGGACCCCAACCGCAAGGAGGGCGAGGCCGATGCGCTGCTTTACGGCCAGCGCATGAGCGCGGAACAGGCGCTGCTCTATCCCGAAGCCTCGGAGGTGCTGCGCATCGCCTGCCGGGGCCAGCATATCGAACGCTGGCTGCTCGCGCGGCAGGAGTTCCCGATGGACCGCGCAGGCTATCTCGCCTGGCGCACCGAGCAGGGTCGTCGCCATGCGGCGCGCGTGGCCGGTCTCATGGCCGAGGCGGGTTATGGCGCGGAAGAGATCGCGCAGGCCGAAAAGATGCTGACGAAACAGGGGATCAAGCGCGACGATGGCGTGCAAGCGCTGGAAGATGTCGCTTGCTTCACCTTCATTCGCTGGTATCTCGGGCCTTTCGCCGGGACGCGTGAACCCGAAGAGATGGTGCGGATCGTCGAGAAGACCGCGCGCAAGATGTCGGCCATGGCACGCGCCCGCGCGCTTGAAGAATTCCCGATTCCTGCGCCCTTTGACGCCTCGTTTCGCGCATGA
- a CDS encoding sirohydrochlorin chelatase, with product MTRPVLIVAHGQPGDPGPQQTAIEALAARVARHLPGREVRGATLAAEGALEAGLLADALVYPMFMAGGWFTKVELPRRLALTAVEGVEILPPFGSDAGLPGLSLVLLRRAAAAQGWALEAVSLLIAAHGSGRSPAPAAAARALAAALGGEVHQVGCGFVEEAPFLAEAAAGLGRQAICLPFFATSAGHVIEDLPRALTEAEFQGIVLPPLGLADEVPEMIAAAVLRAG from the coding sequence ATGACGCGGCCGGTTCTGATTGTGGCCCATGGCCAACCGGGCGATCCGGGCCCGCAGCAAACGGCGATCGAGGCATTGGCCGCGCGGGTTGCTCGGCATTTGCCGGGGCGCGAGGTGCGGGGCGCGACCTTGGCGGCGGAAGGGGCGCTTGAGGCCGGGTTGCTTGCGGACGCGCTGGTCTATCCGATGTTCATGGCGGGGGGCTGGTTTACCAAGGTCGAGCTGCCGCGTCGCTTGGCTTTGACTGCGGTGGAGGGGGTTGAGATCCTGCCGCCCTTTGGCAGCGATGCGGGCTTGCCCGGGCTTTCTCTCGTGCTGTTGCGCCGGGCTGCTGCCGCGCAGGGCTGGGCTCTGGAGGCGGTGAGCTTGCTGATTGCCGCGCATGGCTCGGGTCGTTCGCCTGCGCCTGCCGCGGCGGCGCGCGCCTTGGCTGCGGCGCTTGGCGGTGAGGTTCATCAGGTGGGCTGCGGTTTTGTCGAGGAGGCACCTTTTCTCGCCGAGGCGGCGGCGGGGCTTGGGAGGCAGGCGATCTGTCTGCCGTTTTTCGCCACCTCGGCCGGGCATGTCATCGAGGATCTGCCGCGAGCTTTGACTGAGGCCGAGTTTCAGGGGATCGTGCTGCCACCTCTCGGGCTGGCTGACGAGGTGCCCGAAATGATTGCCGCGGCGGTTTTGCGGGCCGGTTGA